CGGGCGGGGCAGGACCTTGTGCGCGTCGGTGGAGACGTGGTGGTGAGCGGCACGGTGAACGGCAACGTGATTGCCATCGGGGGAAATATCATTCTGAAAGCGGGAGCGCGGGTGGCGGGCGAGGCGGTGGCTTTCCTGGGTGACGTGCACCGGTCTCCGCAAGCGAGAGTCAAAGGTCATACCAGCGCCCTGCTGGGAGAAGTCGAGGGCGCCGGCGAGCGTCCGACCGTGAGCAGCAAGCCGCTGCCCGCCCTGGGCACGGCGAGTGCGTTCTTACCGCTGCTCGAGTGGGTCAGCGGCGCGGCATGGCCGCGCATCTACCTCGCGGCCCTCGGCGCCATCACGCTGCTGATGTTCCTGAGCGGCGTTGCTCCGCAGCTGGCGCGCGCACAGCGTCATGCGCCGCTGCGCACGCTGGCGATGGGAACGCTGGCCTTTTCGCTGGCCGTGCCTCCATTGGTCTACGGCGCGCTCAGCGGTTTTCTGGTTCCCGCCTTCATGGGTGGGGCGCTGCTGTTGCTGGCCTTCAGCGTCGGACTGAGCGTCACTTTGTACGACGCCGGACGGCTGATCGTGCGCCGTTTCAAGGTGCCCGAACCGGATGTGCTGGGCGCCGTGCTGGGCCTGAGCCTGTTCGCGGCGTCCATGAGCCTGCCCCCTGTGGCTTTCACCCTGTGGCTGCTGGGAAGCTGCTGGGGCGCAGGCACCTTGCTGCTGGCCCGCCCGCGCCTGGTTGATCAAAGGTAAGGTGCGGCCGCGTCAAAACCGGCAAGCGCTTCGGCGTGAATCTCCCAGTCTCCACTTTCCCGGCGGGCCTGCCCGATTTGCACCAGGCGGTTCAGCTCGGCCTCGACCCGCTGCTGCACCCGACGCAGCGGCATGTCGTCACTTCCCTCGACACCACGCCAGCGAAGAAACGCACGATGGAAAGAAGGAAGTTCGTTCAGCTCGATCTGGCCTTCCAGGACACGCCATGAAATCCACACGCCTGATCCTACGTCGTGTGGTGCCTGAGCGGCTCACGGCCAACCAGCCTTGCCTTCAGGCTCAGCTCATTTCTGGTGCGGATGTTGAAGGCTTCACAGCAAAAAACTCAGCCCACCCTCACACTGTCGATGAGGCCCTTATGTCACGAGCTATCCTGCTTTCACTTCTGCTCTTCGTTTCGAGCGCTGCTCAGGTCAGCGCGTCGAACTCACCTGAGATTGCGCCACCAGGCGTGGATTGTGGCCTTGGTGGACGCGAAGCCTGCGCTGATGATACGCAGGAGCCTGCTGTCCCCTTTTCCATCCGGGTCTGTCTGCTCGAAGGAACCTGCAGACACCGCGAAAACGCCGTGTGAGTGGCACCTGTTTCGCCATGCTGCACCGGACGCTTCGCGGCTGAGGACTACTACCGTTTGGAGACGTCGACTTTTTTGTCGTAGATCAGCGCGAGGCTGACTTCTGGCTGGCGCTTGCCGTCCACGGTGCTTCCGCGGTTGTACGCCAGCAGCACCCCGCCATTCGACAGCTGCTGCAGGCCCAGATTGGCAATGACAGCCGTCCGGGTGCGCAGATTGACATCCTCGATCTGCCAGCTCCAGCCCCTACGGGCGCCCAGACCCAGGTGGTCGTCCTTTGCCGCGACGTTCACCGTACGTGGTCTGGCAGTGAATCCTTCGGCTGTTCTCAGTTCACCGCTGGCCACGTCGAGGCTCAGACCGCGCAGCGCCTCGGCACCCACCCCGCCCTGAAAGGTCACGCGGTTCCCGGTCTTGACCACCAGCAGCCGCACGGTCTTGCCGGTTCGTTCCAGCCGCACCCAGTCAGGCGACAGGCTCCGCTGGTATTCGCCTTCGCTGACACCGAATTTGGGATGCCAGGGTGGTGAGTCCGCTCCGTGCTCGGCTGCATACTCACGAAACCAGCGGGGATCTTGCTGCGAAGCCTGTCGGATGCGTTCCTTGATGGCCATGATCTGCGGATCAGGCGTCCAGACCATCACTTCGGCCACCTGTCCATTGTCGGGCATGAAGGCCAGCAATCGCGCTCGCAGGTCACCCTGGGCCAATGCCAGGCTGAGCAGACCGCCGCACAACAGCGTCGGAAGAAGGCGGGAAAGACGTGGGAACGAGATCATCGTGGCGAGGTTGAGCATACCCGGAGCGCGTGAGAAATCCTGTAGGCGCGTCTATCACGCCTTCAAGCGAGACATCAGGGAAGCGTCAGTTTCTTCTCTGCACCCTAGCGTCTGACAACTGACAGTTTTCTTACCACTCCACTTTCTTACCACTCCACACGGACCGCCCGGCAGAACAAAGTGGGAACTGACTGAACTGTCAGTTCCCACCCGAAATGCGCTGGTCAGGCTTTACCAACGCTGCCGAGCACCCGCATCTTCAGCTCGACCATCTCGGCCATCAGGTCGCGGGCCGGACCGAGAATCTTGCGGGGATCGAATTCCTTGGGGTTTTTCTGCAGCGCTTCACGAATGCCGACCGTCATGGCAAGGCGCAAATCGGTATCGACATTGACCTTGGCGATGCCGTGCTGGGTGGCCTGCTGCAGATCCTCGTCGGCGATGCCGTGTGCCTCACCGATCTCACCGCCCGCGGCGCGAAGGCGCTCGACGATGCTGGTGG
The Deinococcus peraridilitoris DSM 19664 genome window above contains:
- a CDS encoding polymer-forming cytoskeletal protein; this translates as MNSSTRNLMHKALDGKLTTEERQALDTALSHGDVRAEFERLKQVHASLYALPRVSPPPFLAREIAQEISLRAALGAHAPVPESVAARVTDRIAEDTYAEIAVTLQTLPREQLPASLAPLVAARIHRAARHNPAPLVLVGALVAAFVALTVSFAWPNLTAGATVLRELLGQLSPLVFLGFALLLVTSALVTWRPTPAVQRGGSLAFVLSLMLALPSAVGLFAGRAGQDLVRVGGDVVVSGTVNGNVIAIGGNIILKAGARVAGEAVAFLGDVHRSPQARVKGHTSALLGEVEGAGERPTVSSKPLPALGTASAFLPLLEWVSGAAWPRIYLAALGAITLLMFLSGVAPQLARAQRHAPLRTLAMGTLAFSLAVPPLVYGALSGFLVPAFMGGALLLLAFSVGLSVTLYDAGRLIVRRFKVPEPDVLGAVLGLSLFAASMSLPPVAFTLWLLGSCWGAGTLLLARPRLVDQR